In Streptomyces sp. SN-593, a single genomic region encodes these proteins:
- the katG gene encoding catalase/peroxidase HPI, which yields MSDNTNNDAIVVDAKTEGAGGCPVAHERAPHPTQGGGNRGWWPDRLNLKILAKNPAVANPLGDDFDYAAAFGTLDLAAVKQDIAEVLGTSQEWWPADFGNYGPFMIRMAWHSAGTYRISDGRGGAGAGQQRFAPLNSWPDNGNLDKARRLLWPVKKKYGRSLSWADLLILTGNVALETMGLQTFGFAGGREDVWEPEEDVYWGPETTWLDDRRYTGDRELESPLGAVQMGLIYVNPEGPNGNPDPIAAARDIRETFRRMAMNDEETVALIAGGHTFGKTHGAGPADAVGDDPEAAPIEAQGLGWKSSHGTGKGADAITSGLEVTWTSTPTQWGNGFFDNLFGYEWELDRSPAGANQWKPKDGAGEGTVPHAHDAARKIAPGMLTTDLALRFDPIYEPISRRFHENPAEFADAFARAWYKLTHRDMGPKSLLLGPEVPAETLLWQDPLPEADHEAIDAADVTALKAKILATGLTVSELVSTAWASASTYRGSDKRGGANGARIRLQPQRDWEVNNPDRLGTVLAALEGVQQEFNASAGAKKVSLADLIVLGGAAAIEKAAKDGGVDVEVPFTPGRVDATDEHTDAESFAALEPGADGFRNYVGKGNRLGAEYLLIDRANLLTLSAPETTVLVGGLRVLGANYDGSKLGVLTDAPGTLTNDFFVNLLDLGVTWTPTSEDSSTFEARDDATGAVRWTGTRADLVFGSNSELRALAEVYASDDARQKFVTDFVAAWTKVTELDRFDLA from the coding sequence ATGTCTGACAACACCAACAACGACGCGATCGTCGTGGACGCCAAGACGGAGGGCGCGGGCGGCTGCCCGGTCGCCCACGAGCGCGCCCCGCACCCGACCCAGGGCGGCGGGAACCGCGGCTGGTGGCCGGACCGGCTCAACCTGAAGATCCTCGCCAAGAACCCCGCGGTGGCCAACCCGCTCGGCGACGACTTCGACTACGCGGCGGCGTTCGGCACCCTCGACCTCGCGGCCGTCAAGCAGGACATCGCCGAGGTGCTCGGCACCTCGCAGGAGTGGTGGCCGGCCGACTTCGGCAACTACGGCCCGTTCATGATCCGGATGGCCTGGCACAGCGCCGGCACCTACCGGATCAGCGACGGCCGCGGCGGCGCCGGCGCCGGGCAGCAGCGCTTCGCCCCGCTCAACAGCTGGCCGGACAACGGCAACCTCGACAAGGCCCGCCGCCTGCTGTGGCCGGTGAAGAAGAAGTACGGCCGCAGCCTGTCCTGGGCCGACCTGCTGATCCTCACCGGCAACGTGGCCCTGGAGACCATGGGCCTTCAGACCTTCGGGTTCGCCGGCGGCCGCGAGGACGTCTGGGAGCCGGAGGAGGACGTCTACTGGGGCCCGGAGACCACCTGGCTCGACGACCGCCGCTACACCGGTGACCGGGAGCTGGAAAGCCCGCTCGGCGCGGTGCAGATGGGCCTGATCTACGTCAACCCCGAGGGCCCCAACGGCAACCCGGACCCGATCGCCGCGGCCCGCGACATCCGCGAGACGTTCCGCCGGATGGCGATGAACGACGAGGAGACCGTGGCACTGATCGCCGGCGGCCACACCTTCGGCAAGACCCACGGCGCCGGCCCGGCCGACGCGGTCGGCGACGACCCCGAGGCCGCGCCGATCGAGGCCCAGGGCCTGGGCTGGAAGAGCAGCCACGGCACCGGCAAGGGCGCGGACGCCATCACCTCCGGCCTGGAGGTGACCTGGACCAGCACCCCCACCCAGTGGGGCAACGGCTTCTTCGACAACCTCTTCGGCTACGAGTGGGAGCTCGACCGGAGCCCGGCCGGCGCCAACCAGTGGAAGCCGAAGGACGGCGCCGGCGAGGGCACCGTGCCGCACGCCCACGACGCCGCGAGGAAGATCGCGCCCGGCATGCTCACCACCGACCTGGCGCTGCGCTTCGACCCGATCTACGAGCCGATCTCGCGCCGCTTCCACGAGAACCCGGCGGAGTTCGCGGACGCGTTCGCACGCGCCTGGTACAAGCTGACCCACCGCGACATGGGCCCGAAGTCCCTGCTGCTCGGCCCCGAGGTGCCCGCCGAGACGCTGCTGTGGCAGGACCCGCTGCCCGAGGCGGACCACGAGGCGATCGACGCCGCGGACGTCACCGCCCTCAAGGCGAAGATCCTCGCCACCGGCCTGACCGTCTCCGAACTGGTCTCCACCGCGTGGGCGTCGGCCTCCACCTACCGCGGCAGCGACAAGCGCGGCGGCGCCAACGGCGCCCGGATCCGCCTCCAGCCGCAGCGCGACTGGGAGGTCAACAACCCCGACCGGCTGGGCACCGTGCTGGCCGCGCTGGAAGGCGTCCAGCAGGAGTTCAACGCCTCCGCCGGCGCGAAGAAGGTGTCGCTGGCCGACCTGATCGTGCTCGGCGGCGCCGCGGCGATCGAGAAGGCCGCCAAGGACGGCGGGGTGGACGTCGAGGTGCCCTTCACCCCCGGCCGTGTGGACGCGACCGACGAGCACACCGACGCGGAGTCGTTCGCCGCGCTGGAGCCGGGGGCCGACGGCTTCCGCAACTACGTCGGCAAGGGCAACCGGCTCGGCGCCGAGTACCTGCTGATCGACCGGGCCAACCTGCTCACCCTCAGCGCCCCCGAGACGACCGTGCTGGTCGGCGGCCTGCGGGTGCTGGGCGCCAACTACGACGGCTCGAAGCTCGGCGTCCTCACCGACGCCCCGGGCACCCTGACGAACGACTTCTTCGTCAACCTGCTCGACCTGGGCGTGACGTGGACGCCGACCTCCGAGGACTCGAGCACCTTCGAGGCCCGCGACGACGCCACCGGCGCGGTGCGCTGGACCGGCACCCGCGCCGACCTCGTCTTCGGCTCGAACTCCGAGCTGCGCGCGCTGGCCGAGGTGTACGCGAGCGACGACGCGCGGCAGAAGTTCGTCACGGACTTCGTCGCGGCGTGGACCAAGGTGACGGAGCTCGACCGGTTCGACCTCGCCTGA
- a CDS encoding Fur family transcriptional regulator, whose product MSDLVERLRGRGWRMTSQRRVVAQVLDGDHVHLTADEVHARAIERLPEISRATVYNTLGELVSLGEVTEVTTDGRAKRYDPNAHHPHQHLVCAGCGTVRDVHPTGDPLAALPAGERFGFTVSSAEVTYRGLCPDCA is encoded by the coding sequence ATGAGCGACCTGGTGGAGCGGCTGCGGGGCCGTGGCTGGCGGATGACCTCCCAGCGGCGCGTCGTCGCGCAGGTCCTCGACGGCGACCACGTCCATCTGACCGCCGACGAGGTGCACGCGCGCGCCATCGAGCGGCTGCCCGAGATCTCCCGGGCGACGGTCTACAACACCCTCGGCGAACTGGTCAGCCTGGGCGAGGTGACGGAAGTCACCACCGACGGCCGCGCGAAGCGGTACGACCCGAACGCGCACCACCCGCACCAGCACCTGGTGTGCGCCGGGTGCGGCACCGTCCGCGACGTCCACCCCACCGGCGACCCGCTCGCCGCCCTGCCGGCCGGCGAGCGCTTCGGCTTCACCGTCTCCTCCGCCGAGGTCACCTACCGCGGGCTCTGCCCGGACTGCGCGTAG
- a CDS encoding alpha-L-rhamnosidase C-terminal domain-containing protein, with amino-acid sequence MIHLSRGRGTLAALSAGVTLMSMLTVNAAVAQSATGAGHAAGDPWTDAGYQPRQGDWRPYVLAPPGHSVDPVAVSSVAARGGAVQGDPKALLGTAKKPLRLTSSGDRTQSPLVTLDFGKDVGGKIRIRVAGASKTPPQLHVCFSESQQYAASATQTNNGEDAVAPGCDTANIWNGYPGQPYTYDADSHTFTLDTAKLPATLTDSQLRGGFRYATVFLDGPGWVDLGAVSLDYTAAPRQSDPADYQGWFLSSDNELNKIWYSGAYTVQLDTWMSDTAKSWPYQTGEADHSDAQVPGADPDQEVIFDGAKRDRVVWEGDLAIQAPVTYLSTDDVPAVDNSLSSLASQQLSDGFVPAESLVGPHNQDEIRTYGEYVTWFVYNHYEHWLYTGDRSYLAQWWPQLTKAMAWLESVRDQDGSGLISFAGANSCGHYGYSDCGHETYVNALYKRNLDEMAELAGARGDTAGARTYAARATAVKDAINSRLWDASTGAYRLSTEIPDAYPQDANAAAVLTGVADGDRSSQALTYLRKNNWSTYGSLTVSPSTPNASIQPFYEPLPSGFEASARLAVPDPSGTEQQQALQLMRTFWGHQLSEDPGSTLWEKANLDGDPGIAQFTSLAHGWAAGPTISLTTQVLGVQPTAAGFSGYSIVPTPGGLTWAQGSVPTPHGAISASWRSSAHGFTLTATAPRGTRGELAVPTGGHKVRVSLDGRTVWDGTRAVGGAKVTADGTTVRVSGVGPGHHTLTSHTL; translated from the coding sequence ATGATCCATCTGTCGAGGGGCAGGGGAACGCTGGCGGCGCTGTCCGCGGGCGTCACCCTGATGAGCATGCTCACGGTGAACGCGGCGGTGGCGCAGTCCGCGACCGGTGCCGGCCACGCGGCGGGCGACCCGTGGACCGACGCCGGCTACCAGCCCCGCCAGGGGGACTGGCGGCCCTACGTCCTGGCTCCGCCGGGCCACAGCGTCGACCCGGTCGCGGTGTCCTCGGTCGCCGCCCGCGGCGGCGCGGTCCAGGGCGACCCGAAGGCACTGCTGGGCACGGCCAAGAAGCCCCTGCGGCTCACCAGTTCGGGTGACCGCACCCAATCGCCGCTGGTGACGCTGGACTTCGGCAAGGACGTCGGCGGCAAGATCCGGATACGGGTGGCGGGCGCGTCGAAGACACCGCCGCAACTGCACGTGTGCTTCAGCGAGTCGCAGCAGTACGCCGCCTCCGCCACCCAGACCAACAACGGCGAGGACGCGGTCGCCCCCGGCTGCGACACCGCCAACATCTGGAACGGCTACCCCGGCCAGCCGTACACCTACGACGCGGACAGCCACACCTTCACCCTCGACACCGCGAAGCTCCCGGCGACCCTCACCGACAGCCAACTGCGCGGCGGCTTCCGCTACGCCACCGTCTTCCTCGACGGGCCCGGCTGGGTGGACCTCGGCGCGGTCTCCCTCGACTACACGGCGGCGCCGCGGCAGTCCGACCCGGCGGACTACCAGGGCTGGTTCCTGTCCAGCGACAACGAGCTGAACAAGATCTGGTACAGCGGCGCCTACACCGTCCAGCTTGACACCTGGATGTCCGACACCGCCAAGAGCTGGCCCTACCAGACCGGCGAGGCCGACCACTCCGACGCGCAGGTGCCCGGGGCCGACCCGGACCAGGAGGTCATCTTCGACGGCGCCAAGCGCGACCGGGTGGTCTGGGAGGGAGACCTCGCCATCCAGGCGCCGGTCACCTACCTCAGCACCGACGACGTGCCGGCCGTCGACAACTCGCTGTCCTCGCTGGCCTCCCAACAGCTCTCCGACGGCTTCGTCCCCGCCGAGAGCCTGGTCGGCCCGCACAACCAGGACGAGATCCGCACCTACGGCGAGTACGTCACGTGGTTCGTCTACAACCACTACGAGCACTGGCTCTACACCGGCGACCGGTCCTACCTCGCCCAGTGGTGGCCCCAGTTGACCAAGGCGATGGCCTGGCTGGAGTCGGTCCGCGACCAGGACGGCAGCGGGCTGATCTCCTTCGCGGGCGCCAACTCCTGCGGCCACTACGGCTACAGCGACTGCGGCCACGAGACGTACGTCAACGCGCTGTACAAGCGGAACCTCGACGAGATGGCCGAACTGGCCGGCGCGCGCGGCGACACCGCCGGCGCCCGGACCTACGCCGCCCGCGCCACCGCGGTGAAGGACGCGATCAACTCCCGACTGTGGGACGCCTCGACGGGTGCCTACCGGCTGTCCACCGAGATCCCGGACGCGTACCCGCAGGACGCCAACGCCGCCGCCGTGCTCACCGGCGTCGCCGACGGCGACCGCTCGTCGCAGGCGCTGACCTACCTGCGGAAGAACAACTGGAGCACCTACGGCTCCCTGACCGTCTCGCCGAGCACCCCCAACGCCTCCATCCAGCCCTTCTACGAGCCGCTGCCCAGCGGCTTCGAGGCCAGCGCCCGGCTGGCCGTGCCCGACCCGAGCGGCACCGAGCAGCAGCAGGCGCTCCAGTTGATGCGGACCTTCTGGGGGCACCAGCTCAGCGAGGACCCCGGCAGCACCCTGTGGGAGAAGGCGAACCTCGACGGCGACCCCGGCATCGCGCAGTTCACCAGCCTCGCCCACGGCTGGGCGGCCGGCCCGACGATCTCGCTGACCACCCAGGTCCTGGGCGTCCAGCCCACCGCGGCGGGCTTCTCCGGCTACTCGATCGTGCCGACCCCCGGCGGGCTGACCTGGGCGCAGGGCAGCGTGCCGACCCCGCACGGCGCCATCAGCGCCTCCTGGCGGTCCTCCGCGCACGGCTTCACCCTCACCGCCACCGCCCCGCGCGGCACCCGCGGCGAACTCGCCGTCCCCACCGGCGGCCACAAGGTCCGCGTCTCGCTCGACGGCCGCACGGTCTGGGACGGCACCCGGGCGGTGGGCGGTGCGAAGGTCACCGCCGACGGCACCACCGTCCGCGTCTCCGGCGTGGGCCCCGGCCACCACACCCTGACCTCCCACACCCTCTGA
- a CDS encoding nitroreductase family protein, which produces MEFSEVVRRRRMIRHYSDRPLAPDVVERVLASALRAPSAGFSQGWAFLALTDPADRARFWPFVPTRVEQTPTMQDAPLVVVPLAHKAAYLARYAEPDKGWEDRAEARWPAPYWFIDTGMAALLMLLTAVDEGLDACFFGIMPEHLRPFREEFGVPEEYAPIGGITVGYRAKDAPPQNPRTSGRRRDPAEVVHRGRWGRHA; this is translated from the coding sequence ATGGAATTCTCCGAGGTGGTTCGACGGCGACGGATGATCCGGCACTACTCCGACCGCCCGCTGGCCCCGGACGTGGTCGAGCGGGTGCTCGCGTCCGCGCTGCGGGCGCCGTCGGCGGGGTTCTCGCAAGGGTGGGCGTTCCTCGCCCTGACCGACCCGGCGGACCGGGCCCGCTTCTGGCCGTTCGTGCCGACCCGGGTGGAGCAGACGCCGACCATGCAGGACGCGCCGCTGGTCGTGGTGCCCCTCGCCCACAAGGCCGCCTACCTGGCGCGGTACGCCGAGCCGGACAAGGGGTGGGAGGACCGCGCGGAGGCGCGCTGGCCCGCGCCGTACTGGTTCATCGACACCGGCATGGCCGCGCTGCTGATGCTGCTGACCGCGGTCGACGAGGGCCTGGACGCCTGCTTCTTCGGCATCATGCCCGAGCATCTGCGGCCGTTCCGCGAGGAGTTCGGGGTGCCCGAGGAGTACGCCCCGATCGGCGGGATCACGGTCGGCTACCGGGCGAAGGACGCGCCCCCGCAGAACCCCCGCACCAGCGGGCGCCGGCGCGACCCGGCGGAGGTCGTCCACCGCGGCCGGTGGGGCCGGCACGCCTGA
- a CDS encoding HdeD family acid-resistance protein, whose amino-acid sequence MTHLSGDVPGAPVPGGALAALARAAWQVLLVAGIAATVLGVIVLAWPGETLLVVGILFGVYLVASGVLQLAGAFGPHVPGAMRALSFVTGALCVLLGLICFRGAAESLLLLALWIGFGWLLRGVMMLSVAVSTEGLPARGWQVFFGAITLIAGIVLIVSPFGSLAALTIVSGIWLLVLGVAEVVHALSIRSLSGRSATPPAHPAAPASPPREHA is encoded by the coding sequence ATGACCCACCTCTCCGGAGATGTACCAGGGGCCCCGGTTCCAGGAGGCGCGCTCGCCGCGCTCGCCCGGGCCGCCTGGCAGGTGTTGCTCGTCGCGGGGATCGCGGCGACCGTGCTGGGCGTCATCGTGCTCGCCTGGCCCGGCGAGACGCTGCTCGTCGTGGGGATCCTGTTCGGTGTCTACCTGGTGGCCAGCGGCGTCCTCCAACTCGCCGGCGCCTTCGGGCCGCACGTCCCCGGCGCCATGCGGGCACTGTCCTTCGTCACCGGCGCGCTGTGCGTGCTGCTCGGGCTGATCTGCTTCCGCGGCGCCGCGGAGTCGTTGCTGCTGCTGGCGCTGTGGATCGGCTTCGGGTGGCTGCTGCGCGGGGTCATGATGCTGTCGGTCGCGGTGTCCACCGAGGGCCTGCCGGCCCGGGGCTGGCAGGTGTTCTTCGGCGCGATCACCCTCATCGCGGGCATCGTCCTGATCGTCTCCCCCTTCGGCTCGCTCGCCGCGCTCACGATCGTGTCCGGCATCTGGCTGCTCGTCCTCGGCGTGGCCGAGGTCGTCCACGCCCTCAGTATCCGTTCGCTGTCCGGCCGTTCCGCGACTCCTCCGGCGCACCCCGCCGCACCCGCCTCCCCGCCCCGCGAGCACGCCTGA
- a CDS encoding DUF4267 domain-containing protein — translation MTVTAYTLAVVIDVFVLFIGGRFLLQPQAAAAGYGVPARPDGDPAYLTIKGLRDGTYGVLGLVLLILVGAHAEAWFLLVAAVMPFGDTLIVLRHGGTRAVAFGVHFATAVLLLVAAGLLFAV, via the coding sequence ATGACCGTCACCGCGTACACGCTCGCCGTCGTCATCGACGTCTTCGTGCTCTTCATCGGAGGCCGTTTCCTGCTCCAGCCCCAGGCCGCCGCAGCGGGGTACGGAGTGCCCGCCAGGCCCGACGGCGACCCGGCCTACCTCACGATCAAGGGCCTGCGGGACGGCACCTACGGGGTGCTCGGGCTGGTGCTGCTGATTCTGGTCGGCGCCCATGCCGAGGCGTGGTTCCTGCTGGTGGCGGCGGTGATGCCGTTCGGCGACACGCTCATAGTGCTGCGGCACGGCGGCACCCGGGCGGTCGCGTTCGGCGTCCACTTCGCCACGGCGGTGCTGCTGCTCGTCGCCGCGGGCCTGCTCTTCGCCGTCTGA
- a CDS encoding TetR/AcrR family transcriptional regulator, translating to MSIQTRRERERAEREQLIVTTARELAEAEGWDAVTTRRLAAEIEYSQPVLYGHFKGKNAIMTAVAVQGCAELAVALRAARTRAGSGSKSGAGSKSGSGSGDARAALAAVAAAYTAFSRDHPALYDAMFTHAVELPFATPEAPAPLQDAFAEILAAVAPLAAPDDVPGILTETFWAALHGLVTLMRSGRLPAPGHEYRLALLIARFAPDAGPAARPATAG from the coding sequence ATGTCGATCCAGACGCGCCGGGAGCGCGAACGAGCCGAACGCGAGCAGTTGATCGTCACCACCGCACGGGAACTCGCGGAGGCGGAGGGCTGGGACGCCGTCACCACCCGGCGGCTCGCCGCCGAGATCGAGTACAGCCAGCCCGTCCTGTACGGCCACTTCAAGGGCAAGAACGCGATCATGACCGCCGTCGCGGTGCAGGGCTGCGCCGAACTGGCCGTCGCCCTGCGGGCGGCGCGCACCCGGGCCGGGTCCGGGTCCAAGTCAGGGGCCGGGTCCAAGTCAGGGTCCGGGTCCGGAGACGCCCGTGCCGCCCTCGCCGCGGTGGCGGCGGCGTACACCGCCTTCTCCCGGGACCACCCGGCGCTCTACGACGCGATGTTCACCCACGCCGTCGAACTGCCCTTCGCCACCCCCGAGGCCCCGGCCCCCCTCCAGGACGCCTTCGCCGAGATCCTGGCGGCCGTCGCGCCGCTGGCCGCGCCCGACGACGTGCCGGGCATCCTCACCGAGACCTTCTGGGCCGCCCTGCACGGCCTGGTCACCCTCATGCGCAGCGGCCGCCTGCCCGCGCCCGGGCACGAGTACCGGCTGGCCC